A stretch of Colletotrichum lupini chromosome 2, complete sequence DNA encodes these proteins:
- a CDS encoding CTD kinase subunit gamma yields the protein MADPFEVRMRFSSSLQHLNASVTSAQKAAQYALKYKDMDEDLHSCILEQLERNNMNTRANIMYFIEHFLEMAQKDKHMDYVRMMQRDIIRIVDAVAPDDGSGAANVKVVRRVLRGLQDKTFLEARTVTEIEEVLKERETSAHDAGLSSPVNGDVEMGDAPPSHAMPANGRGPAARLEKRQIEQRIEEDRERHKRLRESIWAIPPHGNAEIDKIWDETSDFGDDDHILGDEEFAECSQAMKHSCPPKPPVGPASTRITNGKKN from the exons ATGGCGGACCCTTTCGAGGTTCGAATGCGCTTCAGTAGCTCCCTGCAGCATCTGAATGCGTCCGTTACTTCAGCTCAGAAGGCGGCTCAGTATGCCCTCAAGTACAAGGATATGGACGAGGATCTGCACTCTTGTATCCTCGAGCAACTGGAGCGG AACAACATGAATACGCGCGCCAATATCATGTACTTCATTGAGCATTTCCTTGAGATGGCACAGAAGGACAAGCACATGGACTATGTCCGCATGATGCAGCGCGACATCATTCGCATCGTCGATGCCGTCGCCCCCGATGATGGATCCGGCGCCGCCAACGTCAAGGTCGTCCGAAGA GTCCTCCGAGGCCTCCAGGACAAGACCTTCCTCGAGGCACGCACAGTGACAGAGATCGAAGAGGTCCTCAAGGAGCGCGAGACGAGCGCCCACGACGCGGGCCTCTCGTCCCCCGTCAACGGCGACGTCGAGATGGGCGACGCGCCTCCCAGCCACGCCATGCCGGCTAACGGCCGGGGACCCGCCGCGCGCCTGGAGAAGCGCCAGATTGAGCAGCGCATCGAGGAGGACCGCGAGCGTCACAAGCGGCTGCGCGAGAGCATATGGGCCATCCCGCCGCACGGGAACGCAGAGATTGACAAGATTTGGGATGAGACGAGCGATTTCGGCGACGACGACCACATCCTGGGCGATGAGGAGTTTGCCGAGTGCTCTCAGGCTATGAAGCACTCGTGTCCTCCTAAGCCGCCGGTCGGTCCTGCTAGTACGCGCATTACGAATGGAAAGAAGAACTGA
- a CDS encoding pyrroline-5-carboxylate reductase, whose translation MSVMGDHSSSELTMTVLGCGTMGIAILNGIFTSLLEMQAPKPLQTLHTPSASGTSTPLGDEVPHRLPSRFIACVRRSDSAKKVKKALWEHSSILKVVQNDNVNSVSQSDVVILACKPYMVKDVLSEPGMTRALHGKLLISICAGLTEEHLEEILHGAVPTKDPEEDGRCRIIRALPNTASLIRESMTVIGAPTYPLPREAANLVTWIFKRIGDVVYLPAENMDVSTALCGSGPAFFSLVLEAAIDGAVAMGLPRAEATRMAAQTMKGAAGLVQNGDHPALLRDKVTTPGGCTIGGLLVLEEGRVRGTVSRAVREATVVAGQQGQGIQGVNGTRFVSQSGYPQF comes from the exons ATGTCTGTCATGGGAGATCACAGCTCTTCGGAGCTCACCATGACCGTTCTCGGTTGTG GAACCATGGGTATCGCCATCCTCAACGGCATCTTCACTTCCCTGCTGGAGATGCAGGCTCCCAAGCCTCTCCAAACCCTCCACACTCCTTCGGCATCGGGCACATCCACCCCCTTGGGCGACGAGGTCCCCCATCGCCTACCATCCCGCTTCATCGCCTGCGTCCGTCGCTCCGACAGCGCCAAGAAGGTGAAGAAGGCGTTGTGGGAGCACTCCTCCATCCTCAAGGTCGTCCAAAACGACAACGTCAACTCCGTCTCCCAGTCCGACGTCGTCATCCTCGCCTGCAAGCCTTACATGGTCAAGGACGTCCTCAGCGAACCCGGCATGACCCGCGCCCTGCACGGCAAGCTCCTGATTAGCATCTGCGCCGGCCTCACCGAGGAGCACCTCGAGGAGATCCTCCACGGCGCCGTCCCGACAAAGGACCCCGAGGAGGACGGCCGCTGCCGCATCATACGCGCTCTCCCCAACACCGCCTCCCTCATTCGCGAGAGCATGACCGTCATCGGCGCGCCGACGTACCCCCTCCCGCGCGAGGCCGCCAACCTCGTCACTTGGATCTTCAAGCGCATCGGTGACGTCGTCTACCTGCCCGCCGAGAACATGGACGTCAGCACCGCCCTCTGCGGCTCCGGCCCAGCGTTTTTCTCGTTGGTTCTCGAGGCCGCCATCGACGGCGCCGTCGCCATGGGTCTCCCGCGCGCCGAGGCCACGAGGATGGCGGCGCAGACTATGAAGGGCGCCGCGGGCTTGGTCCAGAACGGTGACCACCCTGCTCTCCTCCGCGATAAGGTTACTACGCCTGGCGGATGCACTATCGGTGGTCTTTTGGTGCTCGAGGAGGGTCGTGTGAGGGGCACTGTCTCACGTGCCGTGCGTGAGGCTACTGTTGTTGCCGGCCAGCAGGGCCAGGGCATTCAGGGGGTGAACGGCACTCGTTTCGTTTCGCAGTCGGGATATCCTCAGTTCTGA